The following DNA comes from Mucisphaera calidilacus.
TGATCCCGACCCAGCTCAATAAACCGCGGATTGATGAACACCACATCATCCCCCGGCTCCCCCGTCGCGTTCACCACAAACAGCCGCCAGCTCAAACCCACCTGCGGCGCCGCCAGACCCACACCCGGAGCCTCGTGCATCAATTCGATCATTCGCCCCGCCACACCCCGAACCTCATCCGTCACCGCCGCCACAGGCTCCGCCTGCTGACGCAACACCTCGTGCGGGTGAATCACGATCTCCAACGACTGCGGATCTGCTTCCATACCGTCATGCTAGGAACCACCCCGCCCGCACTCAACTCTTGTGCTAATTTCACTAACAGCAACGAGTTGTCGCTTGACCACCCCGCACTTGACTGTCATACTAATTCCCGTTGGGCTACAACCTTATCGGTCATCCGAACGACAAGTTGGGGAGATGGGTAATCCTGCGATAACCTGACCTCCGTGAGAGCAAACGCATGGCGACGATCACCAAAAAAGAGTTAATCGATCAAATTGCTGATGCCACCGGCCAAAAACGCGTCGTGGTCAAGAAAATCGTCCAGAGCTTCCTCGACAGCATCATCGTCGAGCTGGGCAAGGGTAACCGCCTGGAGTTCCGCGACTTCGGCGTCTTCGAGGTCAAGCAGCGACAGGCACGCATGGCCCAGAACCCCAAAACCCTCGAACCCGTCGAGGTCCCACCCAAGCGGACCGTCAAGTTCAAGGTCGGCCGTCTCATGAAGCAGACCCTCTCAGGCGACGAACTCGCCATCATCGAATCAGCCGACGACGACGACGAGCTGTGAACCCCAACGACAACCCGCTCCATCAACAACTCCAAAGCGACCTCAACCACCTCCGGGACCAAAACCTCCTGCGCTCACTCCGCACACTCGACGCCGCCGGACCCCTGATCACACGCGACGGCCGCCAACTCATCAACCTCGCCTCCAACGACTACCTCGGCCTCTCCCAGCACCCCCGCCTGATCCAAGCCGCCCAGACCGCCGCCGCATCCTTCGGCGTCGGCTCCGGCGCCAGCCGACTCGTCGCCGGACACCTCCAGCCTCACCACGACGCCGAACACGCCTTCGCCGACTTCAAACACGCCCAAGCCGCCCTCATCCTCGGCTCCGGCTACCTCGCTAACCACGCACTCCTCACCGCCATCGCCGACACCGACGACCTCATCCTCTTCGACAAGCTCAGCCACGCCAGCATCATCGACGCCGCACGAGCCGCCAACGCCACCGCACGCTCCTTCCCCCATGGCGACCTCCAACGACTCGACCAACTCCTCACCAGACTCGGCCCCGACGCACGCCACCGCTTCATCGTCACCGACTCCGTCTTCTCCATGGATGGCGACGCCGCCGACCTCCCCGCACTCGCCGACCTCGCCGACCAGCACCACGCACACCTCATCGTCGACGAAGCCCACGGCACCGGCGTCCTCGGCAACACCGGTGCCGGACTCACCGAACAACAGGACGTCACCCACCGATGCCTCGCCATCGTCTCCACCGCCAGCAAGGCACTCGGATCCCAAGGCGGCATCATCACCGGATCACGCACCCTCATCGACACCCTCATCAACCGCGCACGCTCACTCATCTACACCACCGCACCGCCGCCAGCCCAGGCCGCCCTCATCACCGAAGCCCTCAGCATCCTCCGCGACGAACCCCACCACCAGCAAAGACTCAACACCATCACCCGCCACGTCCGCACCACCCTCACCGACCGCGGCTGGCAACTCCCCGAACTCGCCCCCGACTGCCCCACACCCATCATCCCCCTCATCGTCAGCGACACCGACAAAGCCCTCGCCCTCGCCCGACACCTCGAACACCACCACATACTCGCACCCGCCATCCGCCCCCCCACCGTCGCACCCGGCACCGCTCGCGTCCGACTCTCACTCCGCGCCGACCTCACCGACCACCACATCGAACAACTCCTCACCACCCTCGGCCCCAAACCCTCTTAACCCGACACCATCTCAGTGCCACTGGCCCTGCGAAGCCTTGGCGAAGCAGGGGCGTCCCGGGTCAGGCACATCGCAACCCAACGCCTCCCCTCAATCGCGAGGATGCAAAC
Coding sequences within:
- the def gene encoding peptide deformylase; the protein is MEADPQSLEIVIHPHEVLRQQAEPVAAVTDEVRGVAGRMIELMHEAPGVGLAAPQVGLSWRLFVVNATGEPGDDVVFINPRFIELGRDQDVYDEGCLSLPEITVNVRRPTRAVIEAQGLDGEVFRLESDEFPARVWQHEYDHLDGVLIIDKMSPTDRIANRVALKALEEG
- a CDS encoding HU family DNA-binding protein, with the translated sequence MATITKKELIDQIADATGQKRVVVKKIVQSFLDSIIVELGKGNRLEFRDFGVFEVKQRQARMAQNPKTLEPVEVPPKRTVKFKVGRLMKQTLSGDELAIIESADDDDEL
- a CDS encoding aminotransferase class I/II-fold pyridoxal phosphate-dependent enzyme, whose product is MNPNDNPLHQQLQSDLNHLRDQNLLRSLRTLDAAGPLITRDGRQLINLASNDYLGLSQHPRLIQAAQTAAASFGVGSGASRLVAGHLQPHHDAEHAFADFKHAQAALILGSGYLANHALLTAIADTDDLILFDKLSHASIIDAARAANATARSFPHGDLQRLDQLLTRLGPDARHRFIVTDSVFSMDGDAADLPALADLADQHHAHLIVDEAHGTGVLGNTGAGLTEQQDVTHRCLAIVSTASKALGSQGGIITGSRTLIDTLINRARSLIYTTAPPPAQAALITEALSILRDEPHHQQRLNTITRHVRTTLTDRGWQLPELAPDCPTPIIPLIVSDTDKALALARHLEHHHILAPAIRPPTVAPGTARVRLSLRADLTDHHIEQLLTTLGPKPS